A region of Paractinoplanes abujensis DNA encodes the following proteins:
- a CDS encoding LytR C-terminal domain-containing protein, translating to MSFTRVRALVVLVALAVAAIIVVVVAVARDTQADAAAGQDCPPGAPRVSLTLPDEAAQVKLRVLNGTKTAGTADQVTEDFKNRGFVMQKPARSKNKLATIAVVRYGPKTVGAAHWIRAFFLGEAEPQYSATRTTDVIDIVIGEQYRQLATRTEVNQSLAQLSEPELPPGSCAA from the coding sequence ATGAGCTTCACGCGCGTGCGAGCGCTTGTCGTCCTTGTCGCCCTGGCCGTAGCCGCGATCATCGTGGTGGTGGTGGCGGTGGCCCGCGACACCCAGGCCGACGCGGCCGCGGGTCAGGACTGCCCGCCGGGTGCACCCCGCGTGTCGCTCACCCTGCCCGACGAGGCCGCCCAGGTGAAACTGCGCGTGCTCAACGGCACCAAGACGGCGGGCACCGCCGACCAGGTCACCGAAGACTTCAAGAACCGCGGCTTCGTGATGCAGAAACCCGCCCGGAGCAAGAACAAACTGGCCACGATCGCCGTGGTCCGCTACGGGCCGAAAACGGTCGGCGCGGCCCACTGGATCCGGGCGTTCTTCCTGGGCGAGGCCGAACCGCAGTACAGCGCCACCCGCACCACCGACGTGATCGACATCGTGATCGGCGAACAGTACCGGCAGTTGGCCACCCGCACCGAGGTCAACCAGTCCCTGGCCCAGCTCAGCGAGCCCGAACTGCCCCCGGGCTCCTGCGCCGCCTGA
- a CDS encoding GAF and ANTAR domain-containing protein — MTELEVQPDEVLEQLSRAARAIRAEEPAGLTAIVTQATATIPPAIWAGLIELENTRLVPRATLGEPPRVLDRLQQERGAGPCVDAARQQRVIVVDDMTTDDRWPEFSAVAVREGVCSMLCVPLWVDNLRLGTLSLYGERTAAFGESERRLAAVYGTLAALALADGQRVAQLTAALETRDLIGQAKGILIERLRITPDAAFDLLSTISQNSNQKLVSVAERLVNTGEVPG; from the coding sequence ATGACAGAGCTGGAAGTGCAGCCCGACGAAGTGCTGGAGCAGCTCTCCCGGGCCGCGCGGGCCATCCGGGCCGAGGAGCCCGCCGGATTGACGGCGATCGTCACCCAGGCCACCGCGACGATCCCGCCCGCGATCTGGGCCGGCCTGATCGAGCTGGAGAACACCCGGCTCGTTCCGCGGGCCACGCTCGGCGAGCCACCCCGCGTCCTCGACCGCCTGCAGCAGGAGCGGGGCGCCGGTCCCTGCGTCGACGCCGCCCGGCAGCAACGGGTGATCGTCGTCGACGACATGACCACCGACGACCGCTGGCCCGAGTTCTCGGCCGTGGCCGTGCGTGAGGGCGTGTGCAGCATGTTGTGCGTGCCGCTGTGGGTGGACAACCTCAGACTGGGCACGCTCAGCCTCTACGGCGAGCGGACCGCCGCGTTCGGCGAGTCCGAGCGCCGCCTGGCCGCCGTCTACGGCACGCTGGCCGCGCTCGCCCTGGCCGACGGCCAGCGGGTCGCCCAGCTCACCGCCGCGCTGGAGACGCGCGACCTGATCGGGCAGGCCAAAGGCATCCTGATCGAGCGGCTCCGGATCACCCCCGACGCCGCCTTCGACCTGCTGTCCACCATCTCGCAGAACTCGAACCAGAAGCTCGTGTCAGTGGCCGAACGCCTCGTCAACACCGGCGAAGTCCCCGGCTGA